A genomic stretch from Deltaproteobacteria bacterium includes:
- a CDS encoding transporter — MRRLSALAFAILVGIFLAGAAFAEDEPPAASEDTAELAKKLQNPIAALISVPFQSNFEWGAGQGSKGFRYLVNVQPVIPISISENWNVISRTIVPIIHQTDTIGPTTQDGLGDIVQSLFFSPKAPGPGGIICGAGPVLQFPSATNDFLGAGKFGVGPTAVALRQASGWTYGALVNHVWSVAGDEDHAHVSQTFLQPFVSYTTKTYTSFGFQTESAYDWTQTKWTVPLIAPVSQVLKIAGQPISLQLAPKWYAEGPTAAPDWGIRFAFIFLFPKK, encoded by the coding sequence ATGCGGCGGCTGTCGGCGCTCGCCTTCGCGATCCTCGTCGGCATCTTCCTCGCGGGCGCGGCCTTCGCCGAAGATGAGCCGCCTGCAGCGAGTGAGGATACCGCCGAACTCGCCAAGAAGCTGCAGAACCCGATCGCGGCGCTCATCAGCGTTCCATTCCAGAGCAACTTCGAATGGGGCGCCGGTCAGGGGAGCAAGGGGTTTCGCTACCTGGTCAACGTGCAGCCGGTCATTCCGATCTCGATCTCGGAGAACTGGAACGTCATCTCGCGAACGATCGTCCCGATCATCCATCAGACCGACACGATCGGCCCGACGACGCAGGACGGTCTCGGCGACATCGTGCAGAGCCTGTTCTTCTCGCCGAAGGCCCCGGGCCCGGGCGGGATCATCTGCGGCGCCGGCCCCGTCCTCCAGTTCCCATCGGCGACCAACGACTTCCTCGGGGCGGGCAAGTTCGGTGTCGGTCCCACGGCGGTCGCCCTCCGCCAGGCGAGCGGTTGGACGTACGGCGCGCTGGTGAACCACGTCTGGTCCGTCGCCGGCGACGAGGACCACGCGCACGTGAGCCAGACGTTCCTCCAGCCGTTCGTGTCGTACACCACGAAGACCTACACCAGCTTCGGCTTCCAGACGGAGTCGGCGTACGACTGGACGCAAACCAAGTGGACGGTCCCCCTGATCGCCCCCGTCAGCCAGGTGCTCAAGATCGCTGGGCAGCCGATCAGCCTCCAGCTCGCTCCGAAGTGGTACGCAGAGGGCCCGACCGCCGCGCCCGACTGGGGTATCCGGTTCGCGTTCATCTTCTTGTTCCCGAAGAAGTGA
- a CDS encoding helix-turn-helix transcriptional regulator, with amino-acid sequence MSGGRSSRITSARRDFVGEVHQVVSSSFAGRYPNIQLVAGAIGMSTRTLQRRLGEDGVTYAQVVARARAEMARQMLRDSAWKISEIGRTIGYSNAGHFTRAFLRWTGRTPRDFRRLGRNPAEGVLAPRRKPGPR; translated from the coding sequence ATGTCGGGTGGAAGATCGTCACGAATCACCAGCGCTCGGCGCGACTTCGTCGGCGAAGTGCACCAGGTCGTCTCGAGCTCGTTCGCCGGGCGCTATCCGAACATCCAGCTCGTCGCCGGCGCGATCGGGATGAGCACCCGGACGCTGCAGCGCCGCCTCGGCGAGGACGGTGTGACGTACGCGCAGGTGGTGGCGCGGGCGCGCGCAGAGATGGCGCGGCAGATGTTGCGGGATTCCGCCTGGAAGATCAGCGAGATCGGCCGCACGATCGGCTACTCGAACGCCGGCCACTTCACGCGTGCCTTCCTGCGCTGGACGGGTCGCACGCCCCGGGACTTCCGGCGTCTCGGACGGAATCCGGCCGAGGGCGTCCTGGCACCGCGACGGAAACCGGGTCCACGGTGA
- a CDS encoding DUF2254 domain-containing protein, with the protein MARRADAVIALVPRAGDFVATEAPLFHLLSGGDGLRDDDLRDRVALAAEWEIHQDPAFAFRIIVDIASKALSPAINDPTTAVIAIDHLQHLLTEVAHRELADDGVGDATGQRRLVVRTPDWDDYVSLAVTEIRLYGGSSIQVVRRLRAMLESLVETLPPGRAATLGEELDVLHRMVARLYLEPADLARADAADTQGMGV; encoded by the coding sequence GTGGCTCGTCGAGCAGACGCCGTCATCGCGCTGGTGCCGAGAGCGGGCGACTTCGTGGCGACCGAAGCGCCGCTGTTTCACCTGCTGTCGGGCGGCGACGGCCTCCGCGATGACGACCTCCGCGACCGGGTTGCGCTCGCCGCCGAGTGGGAGATCCACCAGGATCCCGCCTTCGCGTTCCGCATCATCGTCGACATCGCCTCGAAGGCGCTCTCGCCCGCGATCAACGACCCGACGACCGCCGTCATCGCGATCGACCATCTCCAGCATCTCTTGACGGAGGTCGCGCATCGCGAGCTCGCCGACGACGGCGTCGGCGATGCCACAGGGCAGCGGCGGCTCGTCGTCCGCACGCCGGACTGGGACGATTACGTGAGCCTCGCCGTGACCGAGATCCGCCTCTACGGGGGCAGCAGCATCCAGGTCGTTCGCCGGCTCCGCGCCATGCTCGAGAGCCTGGTCGAGACCTTGCCCCCGGGCCGTGCCGCGACGCTCGGCGAGGAGCTCGACGTCCTGCATCGCATGGTCGCTCGCCTCTA
- a CDS encoding GHKL domain-containing protein, which yields TLRDITERKRTEEAGRQHQAELAHVLRVATIEHMASGLAHELNQPLTAIANEVEACATYVREGKLEPPRLLALLEHAGAEALRAGEIVHHLREFVQRSPARIETTDLSKVVHNAIQWFVREMEQAQITVRLELASQELRVFADRIQIEQVIVNILQNAIDAIREATHDTGEIRIHTSRTDDGMGEVTISDTGTGFRAGAAERLYEPFFTTKPQGMGMGLAISRSIVELHQGRLSVAPSAAGAGTAVRLALPLEERVLRLTSAHSPPHKGGRHDG from the coding sequence GACGCTCCGCGACATCACCGAGCGCAAGCGGACGGAAGAGGCAGGACGACAGCATCAGGCCGAGCTGGCACACGTGCTCCGGGTCGCGACCATCGAGCATATGGCGAGCGGGCTCGCGCACGAGCTGAATCAGCCCCTCACGGCGATCGCCAACGAGGTCGAGGCATGTGCGACCTACGTGCGCGAGGGCAAGCTGGAGCCGCCCCGCCTCCTCGCGTTGCTCGAGCACGCCGGAGCCGAAGCGCTACGGGCCGGCGAGATCGTGCACCACCTGCGCGAGTTCGTGCAGCGGAGCCCTGCGCGCATCGAGACGACGGACCTCTCCAAGGTTGTCCACAACGCGATCCAGTGGTTCGTCCGGGAAATGGAGCAGGCGCAGATCACGGTGCGGCTCGAGCTCGCGTCGCAGGAGCTGCGGGTCTTCGCCGATCGTATCCAGATCGAGCAGGTCATCGTGAACATCCTGCAGAACGCGATCGACGCCATCCGCGAGGCGACCCACGATACCGGGGAGATTCGCATTCACACGTCGCGGACCGATGACGGGATGGGCGAGGTGACCATATCCGATACCGGCACCGGGTTTCGGGCCGGGGCGGCCGAACGATTGTACGAGCCCTTCTTCACCACCAAACCACAGGGTATGGGGATGGGGCTGGCCATCAGCCGCAGCATCGTCGAGCTGCACCAGGGCCGACTCTCGGTGGCCCCCAGCGCAGCGGGGGCGGGCACCGCGGTGCGATTGGCTCTGCCGCTCGAGGAGAGGGTGTTGCGCCTCACGTCCGCACATTCCCCCCCTCATAAGGGAGGTCGACATGACGGCTGA
- a CDS encoding two pore domain potassium channel family protein, protein MLLGAVWAGLYQLVEHARPGSFDIPSSWIPPDRNPQAALVYFSFVTLATVGYGDVKPTNPGVGGLCVAEALVGQLYLAIMIGRMVALQITRRGV, encoded by the coding sequence ATGTTGCTCGGCGCGGTCTGGGCGGGTCTGTATCAGCTGGTCGAGCACGCGCGACCGGGCTCCTTCGATATCCCCAGCAGCTGGATACCTCCCGACCGGAATCCGCAAGCCGCGCTCGTGTACTTCAGCTTCGTCACCCTGGCCACCGTGGGCTACGGCGACGTCAAGCCGACGAACCCGGGAGTAGGTGGCCTCTGCGTCGCCGAAGCGCTCGTGGGTCAGCTGTACCTCGCCATCATGATCGGCCGCATGGTGGCGCTCCAGATCACACGGCGGGGCGTCTGA
- a CDS encoding OmpA family protein, translating into MRAITGVVLGVGVLILQGCPSAYQGAYNKETQRLEAEQRAAQARAAAAHSEARRYASVVYFAVGSAVIGDDGQRDLRWFVEKMQPYPEAVILVQGFTDSTGNEPENRSLSEDRARAVAGFLGRQGINASRIVTQGYGTESPAAANVTAQGRTRNRRVEVTVR; encoded by the coding sequence ATGAGGGCGATCACGGGCGTCGTCCTCGGCGTGGGCGTGCTCATCCTGCAGGGCTGCCCATCGGCCTATCAAGGCGCCTACAACAAGGAGACGCAGCGCCTCGAAGCCGAGCAACGCGCCGCCCAGGCGCGGGCGGCGGCCGCGCACTCCGAGGCCAGGCGCTACGCCTCCGTGGTCTACTTCGCCGTCGGCAGCGCCGTGATCGGCGACGATGGACAGCGGGACCTGCGCTGGTTCGTCGAGAAGATGCAGCCGTACCCCGAGGCGGTCATCCTGGTTCAGGGCTTCACCGACTCGACGGGCAACGAGCCGGAGAACCGTTCCCTTTCCGAGGACCGCGCCCGGGCGGTGGCAGGCTTCCTCGGTAGGCAGGGAATCAACGCGTCGCGGATCGTCACGCAGGGGTACGGCACGGAATCGCCGGCCGCCGCGAACGTGACCGCCCAGGGCCGGACCCGTAACCGCCGCGTCGAGGTGACGGTCCGTTAG
- a CDS encoding DUF2254 domain-containing protein — protein sequence MSWVRRHRIRRYLASSLWIMPLAGILLALVAAPLVRGLDAATRWTLLGFTPEGARTALGALVASTLGFIVFAFSMILLAADRASQRASGCTRGLRRRGSGRRGSSSRRRHRAGAESGRLRGDRSAAVSPAVGRRRPPR from the coding sequence ATGAGCTGGGTCCGACGCCACCGCATCCGGCGCTATCTGGCGTCGTCGCTGTGGATCATGCCGCTCGCGGGGATCTTGCTGGCGCTGGTGGCCGCGCCGCTCGTCCGCGGCCTCGACGCGGCGACGCGCTGGACTCTCCTCGGATTCACGCCCGAAGGGGCACGGACGGCGCTCGGCGCGCTGGTCGCGTCGACGCTCGGGTTCATCGTGTTCGCCTTCTCGATGATCCTCCTCGCCGCGGACCGTGCGTCACAGCGGGCCTCCGGGTGTACTCGTGGCCTTCGACGCCGGGGGTCTGGCCGCCGTGGCTCGTCGAGCAGACGCCGTCATCGCGCTGGTGCCGAGAGCGGGCGACTTCGTGGCGACCGAAGCGCCGCTGTTTCACCTGCTGTCGGGCGGCGACGGCCTCCGCGATGA
- a CDS encoding AraC family transcriptional regulator, giving the protein MGEQWHTTCANTSKGEFPRYFLVLSGLSYGTRIPSRAMHKLGAGPRSQPVALIRVAWLIPVVSFLRSIGAPVEQLLARAHLSGSMFDDPEDLLSVSQALGFMEESARMSGVGNLGLLAGHHASIDALGVFGHLIHRSRTVHDAIQTAMNTLAVFSSGGHAWLVHDGDRVRLGHRFVDGLADTHWQADDYSLMLALNVLRLAAGPRWRRDDVVLETTRTDGLRDPDVVRDARIVFRQREPALTFPQSLLTRPLVRTAAARQIGDRDIEAWRASGPAGDFPLSVLQVIATLSSSDCPRIGVTASAIGTSIRALQRRLAEGGLSYGRLVAQARFDTAVHLLQGTDATVLDIALDLGYSDHAHFTRAFRRWTGVAPREFRRASRRETRTSPLTSPSPTSRTVAPNLRSGSSLRLAWRG; this is encoded by the coding sequence ATGGGCGAGCAGTGGCACACGACCTGCGCCAATACAAGCAAGGGGGAGTTTCCGAGATATTTCCTGGTCCTTTCAGGACTTTCATACGGGACCCGCATACCGTCGCGGGCCATGCACAAGCTCGGGGCAGGTCCCCGGTCGCAGCCCGTCGCGCTCATCCGCGTAGCTTGGTTGATACCCGTCGTCTCCTTTCTCCGGAGCATCGGCGCGCCCGTCGAGCAGCTCCTTGCGCGCGCGCACCTCTCGGGTTCCATGTTCGACGATCCCGAAGACCTGCTCTCCGTTTCCCAAGCGTTAGGCTTCATGGAGGAATCGGCGCGGATGAGCGGCGTCGGAAATCTCGGGCTCCTCGCCGGACACCACGCATCCATCGACGCGCTCGGGGTTTTCGGCCACCTGATTCACCGCTCGCGCACAGTCCATGACGCGATCCAGACCGCGATGAACACGTTGGCAGTCTTCAGCTCCGGTGGGCACGCTTGGCTCGTGCACGACGGCGATCGAGTGCGGCTGGGTCATCGGTTCGTCGACGGCCTCGCGGACACACACTGGCAAGCGGATGACTACAGCCTGATGCTGGCGCTCAACGTTCTGCGTCTCGCCGCCGGACCACGCTGGCGGCGGGATGACGTGGTGCTCGAGACGACCAGGACGGACGGCTTGCGTGACCCCGATGTCGTGCGCGACGCGAGGATCGTCTTCCGACAAAGGGAACCCGCCCTCACGTTCCCGCAGTCCCTGTTGACTCGGCCGCTCGTGCGGACGGCGGCGGCTCGCCAGATCGGGGACAGGGACATCGAAGCATGGCGGGCATCGGGTCCAGCGGGCGACTTCCCGCTATCGGTGCTGCAGGTGATCGCGACGCTGTCCTCGTCCGACTGCCCCCGCATCGGCGTCACCGCGAGCGCGATCGGCACGAGCATCCGTGCGCTGCAACGGCGGTTGGCCGAGGGGGGGTTGAGCTACGGGCGTCTGGTTGCGCAGGCGCGCTTCGACACCGCGGTCCATCTGCTCCAGGGCACGGATGCCACCGTTCTCGATATCGCGCTCGATCTTGGCTACTCGGACCATGCCCACTTCACCCGTGCCTTTCGGCGATGGACCGGCGTCGCTCCGCGCGAATTTCGCCGCGCGAGCCGCAGGGAAACTCGCACGTCCCCCCTTACCTCCCCATCCCCCACCAGCCGAACCGTAGCGCCGAACCTGAGGTCGGGCAGCTCGTTGCGTCTCGCCTGGCGCGGCTGA
- a CDS encoding response regulator transcription factor, translating to MTAEPTVFVVDDNPAVRKSLQALMNAASLASETYASSEEFLETYDARRPGCLVLDVRLRGRNGLDLQDELRRRNASVPIIVMTGYGDVPTSVRAFKGGAIDFLRKPVPPKALLERIREALRLDAQARDATAQHAELADRIARLTPRERQVMDLLAVGKSSKGIATALDISVRTVESHRRTVLRKINVSSAAELARAVARLQP from the coding sequence ATGACGGCTGAGCCGACGGTGTTCGTGGTCGACGACAATCCGGCAGTCCGCAAGTCGCTGCAGGCACTCATGAACGCGGCGAGCCTGGCGAGCGAAACGTATGCGTCGTCCGAGGAGTTCCTCGAGACCTACGACGCGCGGCGCCCCGGCTGCCTGGTCCTGGACGTCCGCCTCCGGGGGCGCAATGGTCTCGATCTGCAGGACGAGCTCCGCAGACGGAACGCGAGCGTACCCATCATCGTCATGACCGGCTACGGCGACGTCCCCACCTCCGTCCGCGCGTTCAAAGGCGGCGCGATCGACTTCCTCCGGAAGCCCGTCCCTCCGAAGGCGCTGCTCGAGCGCATCCGTGAGGCCCTCAGGCTCGATGCGCAGGCCCGCGACGCGACCGCGCAGCACGCCGAGCTGGCCGACCGCATCGCGCGACTCACTCCGCGCGAGCGCCAGGTCATGGACCTGCTGGCCGTGGGGAAGAGCTCCAAGGGCATCGCGACGGCACTGGACATCAGCGTGCGCACGGTGGAGAGCCATCGCCGCACCGTCTTGAGGAAGATTAACGTCTCCTCGGCGGCGGAGCTGGCCCGTGCGGTCGCCCGGCTGCAGCCGTAG
- a CDS encoding DUF4239 domain-containing protein, translating into MFGGALGGMLVRRLLPDHHLTKETEDVVRLAIGMIATMSALVVGLLLASSKSSFDTKDSELKQFATDLILLDRQMAHYGPEAKEARDLLRRYTAIKIDAIWPSEGSHRVVADPNSWRLLEDVQDKLRALTPANDSQRWLKERALQLSGDLTRTRWLLHEQLQTSIPKPFMVVLIFWLAVIFGSFGLFAPGNGTVSMALFVCALSIAGAMFLILEMDEPFGGAIRISSAPVRDALALMGQ; encoded by the coding sequence ATGTTCGGCGGCGCGCTCGGCGGCATGCTCGTCCGCCGGCTGCTGCCCGATCACCACCTGACGAAGGAGACCGAGGACGTCGTCAGGCTCGCCATCGGCATGATCGCGACCATGAGCGCGCTGGTCGTGGGGCTCCTTCTCGCCTCCTCCAAGAGCTCGTTCGACACCAAGGACAGCGAGCTGAAGCAATTCGCCACCGATCTGATCCTGCTCGACCGCCAGATGGCGCACTACGGCCCGGAGGCGAAGGAGGCGCGCGATCTATTGCGGCGCTACACCGCCATCAAGATCGACGCGATCTGGCCGAGCGAAGGATCGCATCGTGTCGTGGCCGACCCGAACAGCTGGAGACTCCTCGAGGACGTGCAGGACAAGCTCCGGGCGCTCACGCCGGCCAACGACTCCCAACGCTGGCTCAAGGAACGAGCGCTGCAGCTGAGCGGCGACCTGACGCGGACGCGTTGGCTGCTGCACGAGCAGCTCCAGACGTCGATCCCGAAGCCCTTCATGGTGGTCCTGATTTTCTGGCTCGCGGTCATCTTCGGCAGCTTCGGCCTGTTCGCGCCGGGCAACGGCACCGTGTCCATGGCGCTCTTCGTCTGCGCGCTGTCGATCGCCGGGGCCATGTTCCTGATCCTCGAGATGGACGAGCCCTTCGGGGGCGCCATTCGCATATCGAGCGCGCCCGTGCGCGACGCCCTCGCGCTGATGGGCCAGTAG